Proteins encoded in a region of the Equus asinus isolate D_3611 breed Donkey chromosome X, EquAss-T2T_v2, whole genome shotgun sequence genome:
- the CCDC160 gene encoding coiled-coil domain-containing protein 160 has product MDARRKHWKENMFAPFFSAQDVLDQTSQPESSSEQKTSEKTKRMEGVYNLSSRKFQEESKFKRKEFTSQLNEKEQGPNLRARKINISKNEADANSASCEASNLGVAAKEGLNSTDGHSTWTTKELPTPPRQDKKDKKKKFTKGMSPKLRLNLLNEELEELKMKCKEIEEEFENAEKELLNSKRVVSAKHLNFQGTGMETSKKDWELQALRNDLSEKAINVKNLTEELQQAKEVIHKLSLENRDLKEAVRKLKRQTELGNALLREEMKLYYELEMEKIRGELDAIKNELRAEKTLQARNNRALELLRKHFASVTSSSALNSFTGDLF; this is encoded by the coding sequence ATGGAtgctagaagaaaacactggAAGGAGAATATGTTTGCTCCTTTCTTTAGTGCCCAGGATGTTCTAGACCAGACTTCTCAGCCTGAATCTTCTTCTGAACAAAAGACTTCAGAGAAGACCAAGAGAATGGAAGGAGTTTATAATTTGTCTAGCAGAAAGTTTCAAGAAGAAAGTAAATTCAAGAGGAAAGAATTTACTTCCCaactaaatgaaaaagaacaaggacCAAATTTAAGAGCGAGAAAGATAAACATTTCAAAGAATGAAGCAGATGCAAATTCTGCCTCCTGTGAAGCATCTAATTTGGGTGTTGCAGCCAAAGAAGGCTTGAATAGCACAGATGGTCATTCCACCTGGACTACAAAGGAGTTACCAACTCCACCGCGACAAGACAAgaaggacaagaagaagaaatttacCAAAGGAATGTCTCCCAAACTTCGCCTGAATCTTCTGAATGAAGAACTGGAAGAGCTAAAgatgaaatgcaaagaaatagaagaggaatTTGAAAATGCTGAGAAAGAACTTTTGAACTCCAAAAGAGTAGTCTCCGCAAAACACCTAAATTTTCAAGGAACAGGGATGGAAACTTCGAAGAAAGACTGGGAACTTCAAGCTTTAAGAAATGACCTATCTGAAAAAGCAATAAATGTCAAAAACTTAACTGAAGAGCTCCAACAAGCCAAAGAAGTCATCCACAAGTTGAGCCTGGAGAACAGAGATTTGAAAGAAGCTGTTAGGAAGTTAAAGCGTCAGACTGAGCTGGGAAATGCACTCCtaagggaagaaatgaaattgtATTATGAATTAGAAATGGAGAAGATCCGTGGAGAGCTTGATGCCATCAAGAATGAACTGCGAGCTGAGAAGACCCTGCAAGCAAGAAATAATAGGGCTCTGGAGTTGCTTCGAAAACACTTTGCTTCTGTAACATCATCAAGTGCCCTTAACAGCTTTACAGgggatttgttttaa